The Megalobrama amblycephala isolate DHTTF-2021 linkage group LG7, ASM1881202v1, whole genome shotgun sequence genome window below encodes:
- the LOC125272957 gene encoding uncharacterized protein LOC125272957: protein MNILGTTLVFIASLSVCLGFFLQTSEVQVILGESVILPCNGSGFPVEELQVHWEAMGKDVISLSEGVITVGRAFEGRVNFLKDPAESKDFSLVLSDVMPNDGDVYECLWEGNKPICSVLLHVLMDPKLFSDHVEAFEGEDITLECFGNIPKNKPWEDIYIQWLKDDKEILRLSSGKMDVSIDYSIIALPPRHDICRGVFSLTIMSVSVFDQGDYQCRYKSTDYEAPRSGFPERHMLMVWVASSGMTDLMDSVSSASVTSHTHTSTSVPTWTAVASSQTEAGRTAPAHAYAASTQTEVSSTAPERAEDLSAVPEAGTVSGQRDPLEFLSDEKTPWIRIGLISGVLLVTAVVLGLLLVSGRI from the exons ATGAATATTCTTGGCACTACATTAGTTTTTATTGCATCCCTCAGTG TCTGTCTAGGGTTCTTCCTGCAGACGTCGGAGGTCCAGGTGATTCTCGGGGAAAGCGTGATCTTGCCCTGCAATGGTTCGGGATTCCCTGTGGAAGAGCTGCAGGTTCACTGGGAGGCGATGGGAAAAGACGTGATCTCTCTGAGCGAAGGCGTCATCACGGTCGGGAGGGCGTTTGAAGGGCGGGTCAACTTCCTCAAGGATCCTGCCGAGTCTAAGGACTTTTCCCTCGTTCTGTCAGATGTGATGCCGAACGATGGAGACGTATACGAATGTCTCTGGGAGGGAAACAAACCCATTTGCTCTGTATTACTGCATGTGTTGA TGGACCCAAAGCTGTTCTCTGATCATGTTGAAGCGTTTGAGGGTGAGGATATCACTTTGGAGTGCTTTGGCAATATCCCTAAAAATAAACCATGGGAAGACATCTACATCCAGTGGCTGAAAGATGACAAAGAAATTCTGCGATTGAGCTCTGGAAAGATGGACGTCAGTATTGATTACAGCATCATCGCATTACCGCCCAGACACGACATCTGTCGCGGTGTCTTCTCACTGACCATCATGTCGGTGAGTGTTTTCGACCAGGGCGATTATCAGTGCCGTTACAAGAGCACCGATTACGAGGCGCCGCGGAGCGGATTCCCGGAGAGACACATGCTCATGGTTTGGG tggcGTCTTCAGGGATGACAGACCTCATGGACTCAGTCTCCAGTGCCAGCGTGACCTCTCACACTCACACGAGCACAAGCGTGCCAACTTGGACGGCTGTTGCGAGCAGTCAAACTGAAGCGGGCCGCACGGCACCAGCTCACGCATATGCTGCCAGCACTCAAACTGAAGTGAGCAGCACAGCGCCAGAGAGAGCTGAAG ATTTGTCAGCCGTCCCTGAGGCAGGCACCGTTTCTG GTCAGCGTGATCCTCTCGAGTTCCTCTCGGATGAGAAGACTCCCTGGATCCGCATCGGACTCATCAGTGGAGTTCTGCTCGTTACCGCAGTCGTTCTGGGATTATTGCTGGTATCTGGAAGAATCTGA